The following proteins come from a genomic window of Enterobacter chengduensis:
- a CDS encoding aldo/keto reductase, producing the protein MSWYPDAARYEHMQYRYCGKSGLRLPALSLGLWHSFGHVQPLDAQRALLRKAFDLGITHFDLANNYGPPAGSAEENFGRLLREDFAAYRDELVISTKAGYDMWPGPYGSGGSRKYLLASLDRSLQRLGVDYVDIFYSHRVDENTPMEETAAALAHAVQSGKALYVGISSYSTERTQKMAELLREWKIPLLIHQPSYNLLNRWVDKTGLLDALAANGTGCIAFTPLAQGLLTGKYLNGIPEDSRMQREGKKIRGLNEKMLTEANLNSLRLLSEMAQARGQSMAQMALSWLLKDARVTSVLIGASRPEQIEENVRALDNLHFSEDELERIDRHVADGELNLWQASSDK; encoded by the coding sequence ATGTCCTGGTACCCTGACGCTGCCCGCTATGAACATATGCAGTACCGTTACTGCGGAAAGAGCGGCCTGCGCCTGCCCGCGCTGTCGCTGGGTTTATGGCACAGCTTTGGCCACGTACAGCCTCTTGATGCCCAGCGGGCGCTGCTGCGCAAAGCCTTCGATCTCGGCATTACCCATTTCGATCTTGCCAACAATTACGGCCCGCCGGCAGGCAGCGCGGAAGAGAATTTTGGCCGTCTGCTGCGTGAGGACTTTGCCGCGTATCGCGACGAGCTGGTTATCTCCACCAAGGCGGGCTACGACATGTGGCCGGGGCCATACGGCTCAGGCGGCTCGCGCAAATATCTGCTCGCCAGCCTCGATCGGAGCCTGCAACGCCTGGGCGTCGACTACGTGGATATTTTCTATTCTCACCGCGTGGATGAAAACACGCCGATGGAGGAGACGGCCGCCGCGCTGGCCCACGCCGTGCAAAGCGGAAAAGCGCTTTATGTGGGCATCTCCTCCTACTCAACCGAGCGCACGCAAAAAATGGCCGAGCTGCTGCGCGAGTGGAAGATCCCTCTGCTGATCCACCAGCCGTCCTACAACCTGCTCAACCGCTGGGTCGATAAGACCGGTTTGCTGGACGCGCTGGCGGCAAACGGTACCGGCTGCATCGCCTTTACCCCGCTGGCGCAGGGGCTGCTGACCGGAAAATACCTGAACGGAATTCCTGAAGATTCGCGCATGCAGCGTGAAGGGAAGAAAATCCGCGGTCTGAACGAAAAAATGCTGACCGAAGCCAACCTGAACAGCCTGCGTTTGCTGAGTGAAATGGCGCAGGCGCGCGGTCAGTCCATGGCGCAGATGGCGCTAAGCTGGCTGCTGAAAGACGCGCGCGTGACCTCAGTGCTGATTGGCGCAAGCCGCCCGGAACAGATTGAGGAGAACGTGCGGGCGCTGGATAACCTGCACTTTAGCGAAGATGAACTGGAAAGAATCGACAGGCATGTTGCGGATGGGGAGTTGAATCTGTGGCAGGCGTCGTCGGATAAATAA
- a CDS encoding ESA_00282 family adhesion-associated protein translates to MNSIFFTVITLLFLTAGVLLLMQEFNKTKVSNDTSEPPLPELMTKEEGEDHFSVLMNSVTPVWYWRVNHEYIDFLHATIKRMKMSEINDTPGLFEAQRRCSDLNSAVYKYYDNIKKRCLNGEKVSYSDLDVLNLRQCFREFSLEAYPELVALVWPEFARPEVNPDNV, encoded by the coding sequence ATGAACAGCATCTTTTTTACGGTCATCACATTACTATTTCTGACCGCTGGTGTGCTTTTATTGATGCAGGAGTTCAATAAAACGAAAGTGTCGAACGACACCAGTGAACCGCCGTTACCGGAACTCATGACCAAAGAGGAAGGGGAAGACCATTTCTCTGTATTGATGAACTCCGTTACGCCCGTCTGGTACTGGCGGGTGAACCATGAATATATCGACTTTTTACACGCGACAATTAAGCGGATGAAAATGTCGGAAATTAATGACACGCCTGGATTATTTGAGGCACAGCGTCGCTGTAGCGACCTGAATTCAGCCGTGTATAAATATTATGACAATATCAAAAAGCGCTGCCTCAACGGCGAGAAAGTCTCTTATTCCGATCTCGACGTATTAAATTTACGCCAGTGTTTTCGCGAGTTCAGCCTGGAAGCCTATCCGGAGCTGGTGGCGCTGGTCTGGCCGGAGTTCGCCCGCCCGGAGGTTAACCCCGACAACGTGTGA
- a CDS encoding TIGR00645 family protein: MERFFENAMYASRWILAPVYFGLSLALIALTIKFFQEIWHVLPNIFSIAEADLILVLLSLVDMTLVGGLLVMVMFSGYENFVSQLDIDERKEKLSWLGKMDASSLKNKVAASIVAISSIHLLRVFMDAKNVPDNKLMWYVIIHLTFVLSAFVMGYLDKISKK; this comes from the coding sequence ATGGAACGCTTTTTTGAAAACGCCATGTACGCCTCTCGCTGGATACTGGCCCCCGTCTATTTTGGCCTTTCGCTGGCACTTATCGCGCTGACGATTAAGTTCTTTCAGGAAATCTGGCACGTTCTGCCGAACATATTTTCAATTGCCGAAGCGGATTTGATTCTGGTTCTGCTGTCGCTGGTGGATATGACCCTGGTGGGAGGACTGCTGGTGATGGTGATGTTCTCCGGCTACGAGAATTTTGTCTCCCAGCTTGATATCGACGAACGTAAAGAGAAGCTCAGCTGGCTGGGAAAAATGGATGCCTCGTCGCTGAAGAATAAAGTGGCCGCGTCGATTGTGGCAATCTCCTCTATCCACCTGCTGCGCGTGTTTATGGACGCGAAGAACGTGCCGGATAATAAGCTAATGTGGTACGTCATTATCCACCTGACGTTTGTGCTGTCGGCGTTTGTGATGGGGTATCTGGATAAGATCAGTAAGAAATAA